The Puntigrus tetrazona isolate hp1 chromosome 3, ASM1883169v1, whole genome shotgun sequence nucleotide sequence CATCCTTGAATGATCTGATCGTGGATACAAGGTGTCTTCGGTGAATGCGAGCTCTTTTGGTGAAGCAGcagctgcaataaaaaaaaacattgataacTACGAACGAAATCtatcaaaaacacagtttagTTAGTTTGGGGGTAATCCAACCGTGTTATCCTTAAAAGATCTCTCAAACATCAGAATACAAAGCTACAAATCGTCAAAATTCTCCATTAGCATGCTAGCAGATTAGCCTACATAGCACAGATTTACTACATGATTATATCACAGACGTGGTGCGATAAGCAGGATTCTCCGTGATAGCTGGATGCCAAATTGAAGacgttttaaaataatcatttaatagcAATGTCGTTTAAGACCTCAGGAAGACCCTGCTTAGACTCTCTGTGTGATTTTTCTTCTGTCAGAGTACAACATCTCAGCTGCTGCCATCGCCATCTTCAGTTTGGCCTTCATGACCCTGGGCAGTCTCTGCCTCCTGGGGGCTTTTGGGAAGGGCAGAGACTACCTGTTGAGACCAGCTGGCATGTTCTTCGCTTTCGCAGGTAAGCACTATGTTTAACTGAACGTATCTTTTTTAGCATTTCGTGCAGTTTAACTGGCACCATGCTTCTCTCAGGAACATGGTATTGAGCCTACTGGCAAGAAACCATGTTATTAGCATgttagttgttttttaatacGTTTTATAAGGAGCATTTATGgagtatttataattttgttttctcataataattttatacattcatactgcatatgtatgtgtatttatatacacataaacattatgtaaagaaaacttttattttggacgtgAATAATCACGATTAACCATTTGACGGCActagaatatataaatgtataaacttaAATAGTTTCTAAATACGTAccgtgtgtgtatgcatatatacataataaatatacaaagtacgcacacatatattatatgacTTGGAGACAGCCGGTCAGCCTCGAGCGTGTATACGTACTCAAGGACTCGCGGGGCGGCGTAATCGGACGCCGGCGAATCGATAGTCGCGAAACCCCAGACACCGACCACAAAAACCAccgtctttttttccccatttaacCCCGGTGACCTTCCTCACCCTCACAGGCCTGTGCACCGTCATCTCGGTGGAGATCATGAGGCAGTCGGTCAAGCGCATGATCGACAGCGACGAGACCATATGGATCGAGTACTACTATTCGTGGTCCTTCGCTTGCGCCTGCGCCGCCTtcaccctcctcttcctcagcgGCATCAGCCTCCTCATCATCTCCATGCCACACATGCCTAGAAACCCCTGGGAGACCTGCATGGACGCCGAGCCGGAGCCCATAGACTAGCGTGAGAGTAAGAGCGAAGCCTGTAGCCGAGCGAACGGTAATGATGCATTGCGTTTGTAGACGATGATAGTGATGCATTGATCTTTTTAACTAAGCACCGACAGAGACGTCGAATCGCTAAAAGGGTAGGTTATccaaaactagtttttttttctatttgtaccGTAGATCAATTGGAAGAAAGTCAGTCAAACAGGTTTAGAGTAAACGAGCGCATTCCCATTACGAAATATCTAACACTGATTTTGTATGGTATGTGAAACTTTTTATGTGCATTCATGCTTATATGCAATAGACGACAGCGTAGAATGTATATTTAGGGAGTTTACAATCTGTTATTTCTGAAACGGCGACCGTGAAACTATAAACTGTTGCTGTTATACGACTAGTTTCAGCAAATACAGATTCAATTTTAAAGTGAGGTGAATGTAATAACGTTACTAGTACAGGTTTATACTTATCAGGTAGTTTAAGCGGTTATAATCTTTACACACATGACTTGGACTTCCTTTTAGCGACTGAATCTCAGAGGTCCGCCTCGAGAAAGACTGTTAAAACCGTTTTGGTGTTCCTAATGCACTTCCTGTTGCTGTTTCGAGACTGTCGTTTAATTTAAAGAGAAGGGCATTTTTGTTCTCAACCGACTGTACGATCGAACCATTTTCACAAAAGGATTTAATAACCTGCATACAAAATGAGTCTACTTGAGTTCATCGACTGAAATCCACAGTCGCACGTATATTCGTAAACGGAGCACATTCAACGAGCTTATTCTGTTACTCGCACAGCTTTGTTATCCCGCGGCGCGCGCTTTTTTGGGCTTGTAGAAACACAGCAAACCAGGGTTTAACATTGCGCAGTGCCATCTGATATATTGATGGTTCactcaaaatttaaaaaaatatatatattccaaacCCGTACGTTTTTCGTTCATCTTTGGGAACacaattttagatatttttggtgaaatctgAGAGTTTTCTGACTCTccgtagacagcaacacaaatgACACGCTCAAGGCCCAGACGTCATTAAAATAGCCGTAGAGTGGTGCAACCGTGATGTTACGTAGCTACGAGAACACTTGGGTTCAAcgcaaacacaaatacatttatgcagCGATTTCTTCTTTTATGCGAGTAAATGAGAGTACCAGGATATAGGCGTCATTATTTTTGCCGCctaaaagtattctcatagctttacattacggttgaaccactgacgtCACTTGGACTATTTAAACGATGTCCTTAATATCTTTTTGGGCCTTGAACGCGTCTATGAAGAAAcggaaagctctcggatttcattacaaattatttttgttatgagcgtcttacgggtttggaacaacatgagggcgagtagTAGATgacaactttcatttttgggtgatctatccctttaagacgctgaaaacagctataaatGTTTGGGAGATTAATTAAACGGTTAAAAGCAGGC carries:
- the cacng1b gene encoding voltage-dependent calcium channel gamma-1 subunit; translated protein: MLEDKKTKVKITFLVILVGISSMLAAVVTDHWAVLSPRVERLNTTCEAAHFGLWRLCKKSIFIVEEDPQGKGCGPISLPGVKNCSYFKHFTSGEEAEVFEVKTQKEYNISAAAIAIFSLAFMTLGSLCLLGAFGKGRDYLLRPAGMFFAFAGLCTVISVEIMRQSVKRMIDSDETIWIEYYYSWSFACACAAFTLLFLSGISLLIISMPHMPRNPWETCMDAEPEPID